The sequence below is a genomic window from Candidatus Latescibacterota bacterium.
CGTCAGCCAAGTACCTGCGGTCTCGAGGACCTGGGGAGGCAGGTCGCACTTGCCGTAACCGATCGAATCCCGACTGCCGAATTTTATCTTGCGGAACATGAATGTAAGGTCGGTGACCGAGACGTCGCCGAATGCTTTTCTGCAGAGTCTCCAGACACCGTTCTTCTCCTCGCTGTCGACCTTCACCTGCGTCTCCGTTATAGACTGGGTGTAGTAGTCGATGTTGGTCTTCTCTATGAACGCTATCTTCTTCTCGATATCGAGGTCGCGGACGAAATATGTCTCTGCTTCGTGCAGGTAGACAGCCTGTGGATGCACCTGCTGAAACGCGCTCGCCTCGTCGATCGTGCCGATTACAATATTGCCCGCCGATTCGTCGATGATCGTGTAGATATTCGGCGAGATATTGCGCAGGTTGACAGAGGCGCTCGGATAACCATGCCCTCGCCAGTACCACTTGCCCTTGACAAAATTCAAATCCATCTCGTCCTCCAGCAGATCGGCTATGGCAGGAGCATATTCACCCATCTCCTCGACTTCTCCGGCGCCGAGGGGCAGCTCGAAGGCGGCGGCCCTCATCTGGCCCAGCAGCACATGGGGGTTTGAAGGATCGATTATGGCATTCTCCGGAGACCTCCCGAAGAAATAGTCGGGGTGCCTTACGAGATACTGGTCCAGGGGAGAATTGTGTGGAAGAAAGAATACCAGCGAGTCTTCATCTCCCCTCCCGGCCCTGCCCGCCTGCTGCCATGTCGAGGCTATCGATCCCGGATAGCCTACTATGACGGAAGCGTGAAGCGCCCCTACGTCTATCCCCAGCTCCAGGGCGTTCGTGCTGATGACTGCCTTCAGTTCACCCTCGAAAAGCCTTCTCTCTATCTCCCTTCTCTCCTCTGGAAGATACCCACCCCTGTAAGGGTGTACAGAGTCTTTCATCGATGCTCTGTGTTCGCCGAGTTTTTCGCGGGTATACCTTGTGATCACTTCACTCACGACCCTGGCACGGACAAAGGCGATGGTCTGGACATCGTCGAGGACCAGCCTGCTGACGAGATCGGCCGCCTCGGAATTCGGACTCCTTCTCTCCATCCCCGCCTCATCGATCGTCGGGGGATTCCACATCAGAAAATGTTTCCGGCCCCGCGGCGAACCGTCTTTTTTGACTACATGGACCTTCGAACCGATCAGCCTCGAAGAATGTTCGCCGGGATTCGCGATGGTCGCCGATGATGCGGCAAACACGGGTGCGGCCCCGTAATGTGCGCAGATCCTCTTCAGCCTCCCGATGACGTTGGCCACATGCGAACCGAACGTACCCCTGTAACTGTGTATCTCGTCGATCACGACAAACCGGAGCCTGGTGAAGAACGGCGCCCACTTCGCGTGGTTCGGCAGGATGCCCGAATGAAGCATATCGGGGTTGGTCAGCAGTACCTGTGCCTCATCGCGAAGCTTGCGCCTCAGCGCCCCCGGTGTATCGCCATCGTAGGTGCCGGCGTGGAAACCTATTCCGTTTTCTCCTCCATACCTGTTTATCACTCTGAGCTGATCCTGGGCCAGGGCCTTGGTGGGGAAAAGGTAGAGAGCCCTGCTTTCGGGGTCCTCTACCAGACTTTCCAGGACGGGGATATTGTAGCACAGGGTCTTTCCACTGGCGGTCGAGGTCACTATAACGGTGTCATGACCTTTTCTCAGCAAATCGACAGCCGCGACCTGGTGAGTATAGAGGCTCTCAATACCCGATCTTTTAAGAACGTCTGAGAGTACTGCCGGCAGTGGCGTCTTCAATTCGCCGAACCTGCCCTTCCTGGCTTTTATCGTATGTGTATGTGCGATCTGGTCGGAGTAGAAATCATCCACCCGAATTTTTTTTAGAAATCTCTCAACGTCCACAGCCACTCCTTCTGCCCGTCCATCGGGATCTCTCACCTTCCGGACAGGAATAATGTCACCAGTTCGAGCATCGAATAGAGATCGAGCCTGTTGTGATGTATCACGGTCGCCATATGTCCGGCGTCCCCGTTCCTTACAAAATCATGATACGCACCGGGTATGCGACTGCCCGGTATGTCGCCCTTGCGTTTTCTTCCCAACAGATGTACCTCAAGGGTCTGAAGCTTGTGGTTCGGCGTCCTTTTACCGACACCCTTCCTCGCCACCTTCAGGAGGTCTACATGCACCGGCGGCGGGCTGAAAGGTATCTTTCCGGACGACATCCTCGCGGCAATGAACGGGATGTCAAAGCCGATACCGTTGAAGGTGACAAGCATCTTGAATCTCAAGAAAAGGGATTCCAGAAATACGAGGATATTCCTCTCCTCGGTGTAATCACGGGCGAAAAGTTGATCGATCATCAATCTGTCTCCGCTCGTATACATAAGGCCGACCAGAAAGAGAGGACAGTTGCTCAGGCCAGTCGTCTCGATATCGAGGTAGCAGATATCTTCCGGCCGGGCCTGTGTCACCGGCATCAACCCTGACAGTTCCGGCCTGATATCCTGTAAATCGCCCGTGATCGTCGCAAGGTACTCCTCATGCACCTTCCCGGCGTTATCCCATATCTCGCCTGCCTCGGCCAGCACCCTGTAGAATGGCCCGGATCCGGATTGCTCGACCGAGCCGCTCACCAGCATCTCAAGAGAGCCGCTTGCGGCAGGGACATCAGGCTCATCCACAACCCTGCCCGACGCATCCCCGTATTTCCCGACGACCCTCCCGATATCTCCCTGCGTGACCGGCTTGAAAAGATCCTCGCCTATCGACGGTATGGCCCGCCTGCCGAAGGCGTTTTCCGCTTTTTTCTTCAACGCTTCCAGTTCTTCTTTCAGGTCGTTTTTCCGTTCATCCATCAAGGCGCCTCCGTTTTGTGACGATACAGCAGGTGAGGACAAGTTTCAATCCGGAATGGCCCCTATTCTGAATTGGACCCATTCTTTTCTTGACGGTTTACTTGTTTTTTGCATATCTTTCGGCATGTTTTTCGCATGAACAGATAGGTGACATGGACAGGAACAGATTTATAGTAGCAGTAATAATGGTCGGTACGATGGCGGGCATGTTCTATCTCGCCTTCAGGGACGGGTCATCACCCGTGCAGCCGGCCGCCGAAGCCTCGCTGGGGCCAGTTTCTATCCAGATGCCGGTGGATACCCAGGCGATCGCCGAAATGGAAGCCCTCAGCCCTTCCCCATCCAGAATTCAGACGGTCAACAAGAACGAGGCATTCTTCGACCTGATGCAGAAGAACGGATTTACACCCCAGGAAATAAACGAGATAGCAAAGGCAGCAAAACCCATTTACAACTTCCGGCGCATCTATCCCGGTCAGACATACGAAATATTCAAAAACGCCGATGGCACATTCGCGTCTCTGGATTTCACGGTCGACGAGGAAAGATATATAGAGGTGACTTCAGGAGAGGGCGGGCTTTCGGTAGCTGAAAAGAGATTTCCCTTTGAGCTGGTTACCAGGGTCGCTTCCGGGCTTATTACCCATTCGCTCTTCGCCTCGCTTTCCGAGCAGGACCTTCCCATAAACCTGGGGATCAAGCTGGCTGACATCTTTGCCTGGGACATAGATTTCTTCAGCCAGATACGGAAAAACGACTATTTCAGGGTAGAATATGAGGAAAAGCGGATGAAAGGCGGTCCAGACCAGTACGGAGCGCCGGGGATAGGAAAGATCCTCTCGGCAGAGTTCAATACAAGCGGAGAGAGTCATTATGCCTTCCTTTTCGAGAGTCAGGACGGGTTCCCCGATTATTTCGATGAAAAGGGAAAATCACTCCGCAAACAACTTCTGAGAGCACCACTGAGCTATTCCAGGATAAGTTCGAGTTACAGTCACAGAAGACTTCACCCTGTGTTGCACACATACCGGCCACACCTCGGTATAGATTATGCCGCTCCGACCGGGACTCCCGTAATGACCACCGGTGACGGAACGATCATGACGGCCTCCCGCACAAGGGCAAACGGCAACTACATAAAGGTGAAACACAACAGAAACTATATCAGCTACTATCTGCACCTGAGCAAGTTCGCCAAGGGCATCAAGGCAGGGGTCAAGGTCCTGCAGGGGCAGGTGATCGGCTATGTCGGGGCTACGGGGATCGCTACCGGGCCTCATCTCGATTACCGTGTGAAGAAGAACGGCAAGTTTGTCAACCCGCTCCGGCTGAAACTTCCTCCCGCAAAGCCTGTCCAGGCTGACAAAATGGAGGAATACAAACTCTTCGCCAGCGCCAGGATCGACCGCATCAGACAGATTCCGATCCGCGACCCCCGCGGTGAATATTTCGTGGAGGGGAAAGAACCCGACTCCACCGATGATACCTCCACTGATTCCAGGCTGGAAAAGGGCCACTCCTCAGCCATCGACTAGGATGAAGACCAGAGAAAAGATAATGGTCCACGCCTGTTGCGCTTCCTGTTCGACCTACGTATTCGATTATCTCCAGGCTTCGTACAAAGTGACCGCCTTCTATTACAATCCCAATATTCAGCCCGAAAAAGAATATACCCTGCGCATCTCAGAGATGCGGGAAGTATGCCGACTGGCAGGTGTGGAGCTGGTCGAGGGAGATTACGATCCATCGGAATGGGATCGGGCGATCGCCCCCTGGATC
It includes:
- a CDS encoding DEAD/DEAH box helicase, producing MDVERFLKKIRVDDFYSDQIAHTHTIKARKGRFGELKTPLPAVLSDVLKRSGIESLYTHQVAAVDLLRKGHDTVIVTSTASGKTLCYNIPVLESLVEDPESRALYLFPTKALAQDQLRVINRYGGENGIGFHAGTYDGDTPGALRRKLRDEAQVLLTNPDMLHSGILPNHAKWAPFFTRLRFVVIDEIHSYRGTFGSHVANVIGRLKRICAHYGAAPVFAASSATIANPGEHSSRLIGSKVHVVKKDGSPRGRKHFLMWNPPTIDEAGMERRSPNSEAADLVSRLVLDDVQTIAFVRARVVSEVITRYTREKLGEHRASMKDSVHPYRGGYLPEERREIERRLFEGELKAVISTNALELGIDVGALHASVIVGYPGSIASTWQQAGRAGRGDEDSLVFFLPHNSPLDQYLVRHPDYFFGRSPENAIIDPSNPHVLLGQMRAAAFELPLGAGEVEEMGEYAPAIADLLEDEMDLNFVKGKWYWRGHGYPSASVNLRNISPNIYTIIDESAGNIVIGTIDEASAFQQVHPQAVYLHEAETYFVRDLDIEKKIAFIEKTNIDYYTQSITETQVKVDSEEKNGVWRLCRKAFGDVSVTDLTFMFRKIKFGSRDSIGYGKCDLPPQVLETAGTWLTPPAGVFESVRKCGRVPGEGLLGLSNVLREVVPLFVMCDPLDIGTTVNSRSTDSPSVYIYDKYPGGLGFALKVYEIIEDIMVAAHELITTCGCKRGCPSCVGSPIPPFTQLDPDTGARGMIPDKEAALVILHLLLQIEPYDPVPVEEEGGEQIMRPEGKALPPELAGKLRKSLHSKKDRPGR
- a CDS encoding ribonuclease H-like domain-containing protein, with protein sequence MDERKNDLKEELEALKKKAENAFGRRAIPSIGEDLFKPVTQGDIGRVVGKYGDASGRVVDEPDVPAASGSLEMLVSGSVEQSGSGPFYRVLAEAGEIWDNAGKVHEEYLATITGDLQDIRPELSGLMPVTQARPEDICYLDIETTGLSNCPLFLVGLMYTSGDRLMIDQLFARDYTEERNILVFLESLFLRFKMLVTFNGIGFDIPFIAARMSSGKIPFSPPPVHVDLLKVARKGVGKRTPNHKLQTLEVHLLGRKRKGDIPGSRIPGAYHDFVRNGDAGHMATVIHHNRLDLYSMLELVTLFLSGR
- a CDS encoding M23 family metallopeptidase, giving the protein MKGGPDQYGAPGIGKILSAEFNTSGESHYAFLFESQDGFPDYFDEKGKSLRKQLLRAPLSYSRISSSYSHRRLHPVLHTYRPHLGIDYAAPTGTPVMTTGDGTIMTASRTRANGNYIKVKHNRNYISYYLHLSKFAKGIKAGVKVLQGQVIGYVGATGIATGPHLDYRVKKNGKFVNPLRLKLPPAKPVQADKMEEYKLFASARIDRIRQIPIRDPRGEYFVEGKEPDSTDDTSTDSRLEKGHSSAID